In one window of Gossypium hirsutum isolate 1008001.06 chromosome A01, Gossypium_hirsutum_v2.1, whole genome shotgun sequence DNA:
- the LOC107917911 gene encoding kinesin-like protein KIN-4A, with the protein MEVGGGSEECCVKVAVHVRPLIGDEKVQGCKDCVTVIPGKPQVQIGTHSFTFDHVYGSTSSPSWMFEECIVPLVDGLFQGYNATVLAYGQTGSGKTYTMGTGFKGGSQTGIIPQVMNALFSKIENLKHQIEFQLHVSFIEILKEEVRDLLDPTFLNKSDTASANTGKVNVPGKPPIQIRESSDGVITLAGSTEVSVSTLKEMGACLEQGSLSRATGSTNMNNQSSRSHAIFTITLEQMRKLNPVSGDGNPNDSMSEEYLCAKLHLVDLAGSERAKRTGSDGMRFKEGVHINKGLLALGNVISALGDEKKRKEGVHVPYRDSKLTRLLQDSLGGNSRTVMIACISPADINAEETLNTLKYANRARNIQNKPVVNRDPMSNEILKMRQQLEYLQAELCARGGSGEVQVLNERIAWLEAANEDLCRELYEYRSRCTIVEQREMDAQDGSPCSVESDGLKRNLRSRESRDNQIVETMIGGDSREIEEGAAKEWEHMLLQNTMDKELHELNRQLEEKESEMKVFGGHTVALKQHFGKKIQELEEEKRAVQQERDRLLAEIENLSAGSEGQALKVHDIHAQKLKSLEAQIMDLKKKQENQVQLLKKKQKSDEAAKRLQDEIQYIKAQKVQLQHRIKQEAEQFRQWKASREKELLQLRKEGRRNEYERHKLQALNQRQKLVLQRKTEEAAMATKRLKELLEARKSAARDNLAIANGNGTNGKINEKGLQRWLDHELEVMVNVHEVRFEYEKQSQVRAALAEELAVLKQVDELDSKGPSPSRGKNGCARGSSLSPNARVARISSLEHMLGISSNSLVAMASQLSEAEERERAFTNRGRWNQLRSMGDAKNLLQYMFNSLGDSRYQLWEKGIEIREMKEQLKELVGLLRQSELQRKEVENELKLREQAVAIALATSATGNSPISLKHIDDDVKSSSSPMSVPAQKQLKYSPGIVNGPARESAAFIGQTRKMIPLGQLPMKNLVANGQAGNGKLWRWKRSHHQWLVQFKWKWQKPWRLSEWIRHSDETIIRARPRSQVLTYRV; encoded by the exons GTACAAATTGGGACACATTCCTTTACATTTGATCATGTGTATGGGAGCACCAGTTCTCCTTCTTGGATGTTTGAGGAATGCATTGTGCCACTTGTTGATGGCTTATTCCAAGGATATAATGCTACTGTTCTTGCTTATGGTCAG ACTGGATCAGGTAAAACATATACTATGGGCACAGGCTTCAAAGGTGGCTCTCAAACAGGAATCATTCCTCAAGTAATGAATGCTTTGTTCAGCAAGATTGAAAATCTAAAACATCAAATCGAATTTCAATTGCATGTGTCCTTCATTGAG ATCCTGAAAGAAGAAGTGCGAGATTTGTTGGATCCTACTTTTTTGAACAAATCAGATACTGCAAGTGCGAATACTGGGAAAGTAAATGTCCCTGGAAAACCGCCAATACAGATTCGTGAATCATCAGATGGTGTTATTACACTGGCAGGATCTACTGAAGTTAGTGTCAgtacattaaaagaaatgggtgcgTGCTTAGAACAGGGATCTTTGAGTAGGGCTACAGGGAGTACAAACATGAACAATCAGTCAAG TCGCTCACATGCAATATTCACCATCACCTTAGAGCAAATGCGTAAACTCAACCCTGTTTCTGGAGATGGAAATCCTAATGATTCTATGAGTGAAGAATATCTTTGTGCCAAGTTACATTTAGTAGATCTTGCTGGATCAGAGAGAGCAAAAAGAACAGGTTCCGATGGGATGCGTTTTAAAGAAG GAGTTCATATCAATAAGGGCCTACTTGCACTTGGTAATGTCATCAGTGCACTTGGTGATGAAAAAAAACGCAAAGAAGGTGTCCATGTTCCATATCGAGATAGTAAACTTACTCGGCTTTTGCAG GATTCACTTGGTGGCAACAGTAGAACTGTCATGATAG CCTGCATTAGTCCTGCTGACATCAATGCTGAGGAAACCCTGAATACTTTAAAGTACGCAAATCGTGCTCGCAATATCCAGAACAAGCCAGTT GTTAACCGAGATCCTATGTCCAATGAGATACTAAAGATGCGCCAACAATTAGAGTATCTGCAAGCAGAACTTTGTGCCCGGGGAGGTTCTGGCGAAGTACAG GTTCTCAACGAAAGGATTGCTTGGCTTGAAGCTGCCAATGAGGATCTGTGCCGAGAACTTTACGAGTACCGTAGCAGATGCACCATTGTCGAGCAACGTGAAATGGATGCTCAA GATGGTAGTCCGTGTTCTGTTGAAAGTGATGGGCTGAAAAGGAACTTGCGCAGCAGAGAATCAAGGGACAATCAAATTGTTGAAACCATGATAG GAGGTGATTCCAGAGAAATTGAGGAAGGAGCAGCTAAAGAGTGGGAGCACATGCTTCTACAAAATACTATGGACAAAGAGTTGCATGAGTTAAATAGACAGTTAGAGGAGAAAGAG TCCGAGATGAAAGTTTTTGGGGGCCACACAGTTGCACTCAAGCAGCATTTTGGGAAGAAAATTCAGGAATTAGAGGAAGAGAAAAGAGCTGTGCAG CAAGAGAGGGATCGGTTATTGGCTGAAATTGAAAATCTTTCTGCCGGTTCTGAAGGACAAGCACTGAAAGTGCACGACATTCATGCTCAGAAACTAAAATCCCTTGAAGCACAG ATTATGGATCTTAAGAAAAAACAAGAGAACCAGGTTCAACTTTTAAAAAAGAAACAGAAGAGTGATGAAGCGGCAAAACGATTACAAGATGAAATTCAATACATAAAGGCGCAAAAG GTTCAGTTGCAACATCGGATAAAACAAGAGGCAGAACAGTTCCGTCAGTGGAAAGCCTCTCGAGAAAAGGAACTGTTGCAG TTACGGAAAGAGGGTCGGAGAAATGAGTACGAAAGGCATAAGTTGCAAGCTTTAAATCAGCGCCAGAAACTG GTTCTCCAAAGAAAAACAGAGGAGGCTGCAATGGCCACCAAGAGGCTAAAAGAGTTGCTTGAAGCTCGTAAATCTGCTGCTCGTGATAACTTGG CTATTGCCAATGGGAATGGAACAAATGGGAAG ATCAATGAGAAAGGATTACAACGTTGGCTAGATCATGAGTTAGAAGTCATGGTGAATGTGCATGAAGTTCGCTTTGAATATGAGAAGCAAAGCCAAGT GAGAGCTGCATTGGCTGAAGAGTTGGCCGTGTTGAAACAAGTAGATGAGTTAGATTCAAAGGGGCCGAGCCcttcaagaggaaagaatggATGTGCTAG GGGATCCTCCTTGTCACCAAATGCAAGAGTGGCACGAATATCTTCACTTGAGCATATGCTTGGCATATCATCTAATTCACTTGTAGCAATGGCTTCACAACTTTCAGAGGCAGAAGAGCGGGAGCGTGCGTTCACTAACCGTGGACGTTGGAATCAGTTGCGCTCCATGGGAGATGCAAAGAACTTGCTTCAATATATGTTCAATTCTCTCGGAGACTCAAG GTACCAGTTATGGGAAAAAGGCATAGAAATCAGGGAAATGAAAGAACAACTTAAGGAACTTGTAGGTCTGTTGCGGCAGAGTGAGTTACAAAGGAAAGAGGTGGAGAATGAGCTAAAATTAAGAGAACAGGCTGTAGCCATTGCACTGGCTACATCAGCTACG GGGAACTCGCCTATTTCATTGAAACACATAGATGATGATGTGAAAAGTTCATCATCTCCAATGTCTGTGCCAGCACAGAAACAGCTGAAATATAGCCCAGGTATTGTTAATGGTCCAGCCAGAGAGTCAGCAGCATTCATAGGTCAAACACGGAAG ATGATACCGCTCGGACAATTACCAATGAAAAATTTAGTAGCTAATGGACAAGCTGGCAATGGCAAACTGTGGAGGTGGAAAAGAAGCCATCACCAATGGCTCGTACAATTCAAATGGAAATGGCAAAAGCCATGGAGACTTTCGGAATGGATTAGACACAGTGATGAAACGATAATAAGGGCAAGGCCTCGTTCACAAGTTCTGACATATAGAGTCTGA